The region GCGTCGGCGAGGGGTAGTCAGCGAGCGGATACGCGGCCAGCACGCGCTGCGCGTTGCCGCCGAATCGAGATTGCATCGCCGCGGTGAATTCCTGCGCGCTCAAGGCTTTGCCGCCGAAGGCGGCGAACAACGTGCCCTCATCACGATTCGAGCCATTGATGATTGGCACCTTGTTCAGGTGTCCTGCTGCAATGGCGTCGGCGGGTTGGCTGGGAATCAGGTGGCCATCCACCACCGGAAACCAGACGCGCGTCCCCACAGTGATGGGGCTTGCGGGAATCGCGTTCAAGACTTCCGCGGTCGACTTTGATCGCATGCACGCGGCCGAGTCGGAACACCCGAGCTTGGCGGCGAATTGGTCACCCCGGGTCTGGGCTTGGGCGAGCGTGGGCAGACGCAGGAATGGCCCGCTCTCGAGGATTGCGCGCTCGAAGAGCCCGGCCGCGGCAGGCGAGACCAGCTGAAGCCCGATACTGATCGCTCCAGCCGACTCACCGGCTACCGTTACCTTGCCTGGATCGCCGCCGAACGGCTCGATGTTATCCTTCACCCAGCGCAGTGCCGCCTGCTGATCCAATAGACCGTAGTTGCCTGAAAGCTGACCCGCATCTGCGCCATCGAGACTGCGATTGGCGAGAAAGCCGAAGGGCCCCAGCCGGTAATTGATGGTGACGACGATCAGATGTCCCTTCTCTGCAAGTTGACGGCCGTCGTACTGGGCACCCGACCCGACCAGGAAGGTACCACCATGAATCCACACCATCACCGGAAGCGCCTTGTCGGGCGTATCCGGAGCATAGATGTTGAGAAAGAGGCAGTTCTCCGAGCCAGCCACCCCTTGATCACGGATCCGGCTTTGCGCGCACCGGTTGCCGGGATTGGTCGCATCCAGAGCGCCGGTCCAACCCGCGGGTGGCTGCGGCGCGCGCCAACGCAGATCGCCGACCGGAGGGGCCGCGTACGGGATGCCAAGAAATGCGCGCACCTTGCCGTCAAGCTTGCCGCGAATCTCCCCCATCCGAATCTTGACCACCGGTGCGGACACCGGCGGGGCAGCCGCGCGGGCGGAACATAAGGGCAGCAGGCCGGTGGCGAAAACCAGCACGGCGAGCGACCTACGAGTGCCCCACCGTCTCCAGCCGATTTGTTCCGAATTTCGCTCTGGTGTTGTCAGACGAAACCTCCATCGCAGACCGCATATACAACAAAACGGTCCGGCTTTGCACCGTCACGAGCGACTACACTAGTGTTGCCGAAGGTCGCGGCCTATGGCAGCGCGGGTGAACTACGACGAAATTGCCGGCACCTTCGATGCCCGCTATACGGCAGGCCT is a window of Candidatus Binataceae bacterium DNA encoding:
- a CDS encoding carboxylesterase/lipase family protein produces the protein MLVFATGLLPLCSARAAAPPVSAPVVKIRMGEIRGKLDGKVRAFLGIPYAAPPVGDLRWRAPQPPAGWTGALDATNPGNRCAQSRIRDQGVAGSENCLFLNIYAPDTPDKALPVMVWIHGGTFLVGSGAQYDGRQLAEKGHLIVVTINYRLGPFGFLANRSLDGADAGQLSGNYGLLDQQAALRWVKDNIEPFGGDPGKVTVAGESAGAISIGLQLVSPAAAGLFERAILESGPFLRLPTLAQAQTRGDQFAAKLGCSDSAACMRSKSTAEVLNAIPASPITVGTRVWFPVVDGHLIPSQPADAIAAGHLNKVPIINGSNRDEGTLFAAFGGKALSAQEFTAAMQSRFGGNAQRVLAAYPLADYPSPTQASAAGFGDVIFSCPILKAGKLLSAWVPVYQYEFDDRNAPNVFVPRPPFPFGAYHGSEIQYVLGSVLTKTIATPAQRALAESMMRYWIDFISTGEPGGAAPKWERFHADEPRILSLSPGTIQYESDFASVHHCDLWNSVRP